A stretch of Rubinisphaera margarita DNA encodes these proteins:
- a CDS encoding class I SAM-dependent rRNA methyltransferase, with the protein MSLPNLPQIVLKPQRAQPFYSGHPWVFAGAIAEIPDGLEVGDEVLLVSREGKGIARGLYNAESQIRVRLYSWNIDQPLDEQFWKDRIRAAVALRRQLFPDENSFRACRMVFSEADGLSGLVVDRFGDWLSVQMTSQALATRKDIFVKELDDQLDPLGIYLRTEKGMTAAEGLILQDGSLLGDPPPSPLFIVENDIDYNINLQEGQKTGFYYDQRNNRRAAARYLQGDILDVCCYTGGFTFNALKHGRATHVTGVDSSAAALQLAEENARLNELSDRCEFVEADSLKYLTSGNKTYDGIILDPPKFARSRRGIDRALKAYFKWNVAALRRLNPGGILVTCSCSGLVSHDEFLDTLRSAAVESGRFLRILEDRGQAPDHPVNVFCPESAYLKCLICVVE; encoded by the coding sequence ATGTCGTTGCCGAATCTGCCGCAGATCGTTCTCAAGCCGCAGCGCGCTCAGCCGTTCTATTCCGGGCACCCCTGGGTCTTCGCCGGCGCCATCGCCGAGATCCCCGACGGACTCGAAGTCGGCGACGAAGTTCTGCTCGTCTCCCGCGAAGGGAAGGGGATTGCCCGCGGGCTTTACAACGCCGAAAGCCAGATCCGCGTGCGGCTCTACTCGTGGAATATCGACCAGCCACTCGATGAGCAGTTCTGGAAGGACCGAATCCGAGCCGCCGTTGCTCTCCGCCGTCAGCTGTTTCCCGATGAGAACTCGTTCCGCGCCTGCCGCATGGTCTTCAGTGAAGCCGACGGCCTGTCGGGGCTCGTTGTCGATCGGTTCGGCGACTGGCTCAGCGTTCAAATGACGAGTCAGGCTCTGGCGACTCGCAAAGACATCTTCGTCAAGGAACTCGACGATCAGCTCGACCCGCTTGGAATCTACCTGCGAACCGAGAAAGGCATGACGGCTGCCGAAGGGTTGATCCTGCAGGATGGCTCGCTGCTGGGTGATCCACCTCCCTCGCCGCTGTTCATCGTCGAGAACGATATCGACTACAACATCAACCTGCAGGAAGGTCAGAAGACCGGCTTCTACTACGACCAGCGAAACAACCGCCGGGCGGCGGCCCGTTATCTGCAGGGAGACATTCTCGACGTCTGCTGCTACACCGGGGGGTTCACCTTCAATGCCCTGAAGCATGGTCGCGCGACGCACGTCACGGGAGTCGATTCCTCGGCAGCCGCACTCCAGCTGGCCGAAGAGAACGCACGTCTCAACGAACTGAGCGACCGTTGTGAATTTGTCGAAGCCGACTCTCTGAAGTATCTGACGTCGGGCAACAAAACATACGACGGCATCATTCTCGATCCGCCAAAGTTCGCCCGCAGCCGCCGGGGCATTGACCGGGCTCTCAAAGCCTACTTCAAGTGGAACGTCGCGGCTCTGCGACGCCTCAACCCGGGTGGAATTCTCGTCACCTGCAGCTGTTCGGGGCTGGTGTCTCACGACGAGTTCCTCGATACGCTCCGTTCAGCCGCTGTGGAGTCGGGCCGCTTCCTCCGCATCCTCGAAGATCGCGGCCAGGCTCCGGACCATCCGGTCAACGTCTTCTGCCCTGAGAGTGCTTACCTGAAGTGTCTGATCTGCGTGGTGGAATGA